A window of Microcystis aeruginosa FD4 contains these coding sequences:
- the pcrA gene encoding DNA helicase PcrA — MTVTADYLEQLNPSQRLAVEHFCGPLLVVAGAGSGKTSALTYRIAHLIRHHKVDPENILAVTFTNKAAREMKTRIEKTFAQQKAQEKYGQRLELLEEYEQKKLFSQVYRNYTKKLWIGTFHSLCGRILRYDINKYQDEYGHSWQRNFSIMDESDAQSLVKNIVTKQMNLDDKKFDARHLRYAISNAKNLGLTPRDYARENPHFRGKVISEVYQAYQMQLAENNALDFDDLILVPVRLFQQNESILGYWHKQFKHILVDEYQDTNRIQYELIRLLSTNGETKKSEWNWTDRSIFVVGDADQSIYSFRMADFTILLNFQADFGDGLPDDDTRTMVKLQENYRSRENILQAANKLIENNSQRIDKVLVPTREGGESIYVFKARDEQEEAAFVIDKIREFTQENPELNWGSFAILYRINAQSRPFEDGLIRNNIPYNIVGGFKFYDRQEIKDAIAYLRVIANPADTVSLLRIINTPRRGIGKTTIDNLLKAAQELGVPLWEIISDETSVNTLAGRATKSVNKLAKIIQNLQEKITDLSASEILDQIMEDSGYIDELKQQGTEEADTRIENIQELYSAVVQFQEENEETNLQEFLASASLASDLDNLQEGQEKVSLMTLHSAKGLEFPIVFLVGLEQGIFPHNRSLNDPIALEEERRLCYVGVTRAKEQLFLTYAKERYVWGNKEMKVASQFLQELPPELLTSNLKPKKTPKVVPMEKAVSNQRKWGVGDRVLHSTFGEGEVTHILGEDKKMNLAVKFSGLGQKIIDPRTAHIQLIHE, encoded by the coding sequence ATGACAGTCACAGCCGATTATTTAGAACAACTCAATCCTTCCCAGCGCCTTGCTGTGGAGCATTTTTGCGGCCCCTTGTTGGTGGTTGCTGGAGCAGGATCGGGAAAAACCAGCGCTTTAACCTATCGTATCGCCCATTTGATCCGTCATCACAAGGTCGATCCAGAAAATATTCTCGCAGTCACTTTTACCAATAAGGCGGCCCGGGAAATGAAAACTAGAATTGAAAAAACTTTTGCTCAACAAAAAGCACAGGAAAAATACGGTCAAAGATTAGAACTTTTGGAAGAATACGAACAGAAAAAACTCTTTTCTCAAGTTTATCGGAATTATACTAAAAAACTCTGGATCGGGACTTTTCACAGTCTTTGCGGTCGGATTTTGCGCTATGACATTAATAAATATCAGGATGAATATGGTCATAGTTGGCAAAGGAATTTCTCAATTATGGACGAATCTGATGCCCAGAGTTTAGTCAAAAATATCGTCACTAAACAGATGAATTTAGACGATAAAAAATTTGATGCTCGCCATCTACGTTATGCGATTAGTAATGCCAAAAACTTAGGTTTAACTCCCAGGGATTACGCTAGAGAAAACCCTCATTTTCGGGGAAAGGTCATTTCTGAGGTTTATCAGGCTTATCAGATGCAATTGGCAGAAAATAATGCCCTAGATTTTGATGATTTGATACTGGTTCCAGTCCGTCTTTTTCAGCAAAATGAATCGATTCTCGGTTATTGGCACAAGCAATTTAAGCATATTTTAGTCGATGAATACCAAGATACTAACCGGATTCAGTACGAGTTAATTCGGCTTTTATCGACCAATGGTGAAACGAAAAAAAGTGAGTGGAATTGGACGGATCGATCAATTTTTGTGGTAGGTGATGCCGACCAATCTATCTATAGTTTTCGGATGGCGGATTTTACTATTCTGCTCAATTTTCAAGCGGACTTTGGCGATGGTTTACCCGATGATGATACTCGCACGATGGTGAAATTACAGGAAAACTATCGTTCACGGGAAAATATTCTGCAAGCGGCTAATAAATTAATTGAAAATAATAGTCAAAGAATCGATAAAGTCCTTGTTCCCACCAGAGAAGGAGGCGAGAGTATCTATGTTTTTAAAGCCAGAGATGAACAGGAAGAAGCAGCTTTTGTTATCGATAAAATTCGAGAATTTACCCAAGAAAACCCCGAATTAAATTGGGGTAGTTTTGCTATACTCTACCGAATTAATGCCCAATCTCGTCCCTTTGAAGATGGGTTAATTCGCAATAATATTCCCTATAATATTGTCGGGGGATTTAAATTCTATGATCGACAGGAGATTAAAGATGCGATCGCTTATTTACGAGTGATTGCCAATCCTGCTGATACCGTTAGTTTACTGAGAATTATTAACACTCCCCGGCGCGGTATTGGTAAAACCACAATCGATAATTTGCTCAAAGCTGCCCAAGAATTAGGAGTGCCTTTATGGGAAATTATCAGCGATGAAACTTCCGTTAATACTCTCGCTGGTCGTGCGACTAAAAGCGTCAATAAGTTGGCTAAAATTATCCAAAACCTGCAAGAAAAAATTACCGATTTATCCGCTAGTGAAATCTTAGACCAAATCATGGAAGATTCGGGATATATCGATGAATTAAAACAGCAGGGAACCGAGGAAGCTGATACCCGGATCGAGAATATTCAAGAATTGTATAGCGCCGTCGTACAATTTCAAGAGGAAAACGAAGAAACCAATCTCCAGGAATTTCTCGCTAGTGCGAGTTTAGCCTCGGATTTAGATAATCTTCAGGAAGGTCAAGAAAAAGTCTCCTTAATGACCCTTCATTCGGCCAAAGGTTTAGAGTTTCCTATCGTCTTTTTAGTTGGTTTAGAACAGGGCATTTTTCCCCATAATCGTAGTTTAAACGATCCCATTGCCCTTGAGGAAGAACGCCGTTTGTGTTATGTGGGAGTGACTCGGGCCAAGGAACAATTATTTTTAACCTACGCAAAAGAAAGATATGTCTGGGGGAATAAAGAGATGAAGGTAGCTTCCCAATTTTTACAGGAATTGCCCCCAGAATTGCTCACAAGCAACCTGAAACCGAAAAAGACCCCAAAAGTGGTTCCCATGGAAAAAGCTGTCTCTAATCAAAGAAAATGGGGCGTAGGCGATCGAGTGTTACACTCTACTTTTGGAGAAGGAGAAGTGACCCATATCCTCGGTGAGGATAAAAAAATGAATCTAGCGGTCAAATTTTCGGGTTTAGGTCAGAAAATCATCGATCCTCGCACCGCACATATCCAACTTATCCACGAATAG
- the metK gene encoding methionine adenosyltransferase, whose amino-acid sequence MSKRYLFTSESVTEGHPDKICDQISDTILDALLSQDDHSRVAAEVVVNTGLVLITGEITSKAQVHFVDLVRKKIAEIGYINADNGFSSNSCTVLVALDEQSPDISQGVTAAQENRELLSNDELDKIGAGDQGIVFGFACNETPEFMPLPISLAHRIARRLAAVRKTGELSYLRPDGKTQVSVIYEDGRPVGIDTILVSTQHDATIGDITDNDLVQQKIKSDLWEAVVQPVFSDLEIKPDANTRYLVNPTGKFVIGGPQGDAGLTGRKIIVDTYGGYSRHGGGAFSGKDPTKVDRSAAYACRYVAKNIVAAGLADKCEIQVGYAIGVARPVSVFVETFGTSKVADDVILDLINKYFELRPAGIIQTFNLRGLPSERGDRFYQDVAAYGHFGRNDLDLPWEKTDKAAILKEALTSALV is encoded by the coding sequence TTGTCTAAACGTTATTTGTTCACCTCCGAATCGGTGACAGAGGGACATCCCGATAAAATTTGTGACCAGATTTCTGATACTATTCTCGATGCTCTGTTATCCCAAGATGACCACAGTCGTGTAGCGGCTGAAGTGGTTGTCAATACAGGGTTAGTCTTGATTACTGGTGAAATCACCTCGAAAGCACAGGTTCATTTCGTCGATTTAGTTCGCAAGAAAATCGCTGAAATCGGCTATATCAACGCAGATAACGGCTTTTCCTCGAATAGTTGCACCGTTTTAGTCGCTTTAGATGAACAATCTCCCGATATTTCCCAGGGTGTCACGGCCGCTCAGGAAAATCGCGAACTTCTCAGCAATGATGAACTCGATAAAATTGGTGCGGGAGACCAGGGTATTGTCTTCGGTTTCGCTTGCAATGAAACCCCCGAATTTATGCCCTTACCGATTAGTTTAGCCCACCGCATCGCTCGCCGTCTAGCGGCAGTCAGAAAAACGGGTGAACTATCCTATCTGCGTCCCGACGGTAAAACGCAAGTATCGGTCATTTATGAAGATGGTCGTCCCGTGGGTATCGATACTATCCTTGTTTCTACCCAACACGATGCTACTATCGGCGATATCACCGATAATGATCTCGTCCAACAAAAGATTAAAAGTGATCTCTGGGAAGCGGTAGTACAGCCGGTCTTCAGCGATTTAGAGATTAAACCCGATGCCAATACCCGTTATCTGGTTAACCCCACCGGCAAATTCGTCATTGGTGGACCCCAAGGCGACGCGGGATTAACAGGACGGAAAATTATCGTCGATACCTACGGTGGCTATTCTCGTCACGGTGGCGGCGCTTTCTCTGGTAAGGATCCTACCAAAGTTGATCGCTCCGCGGCCTATGCTTGCCGTTATGTGGCCAAAAATATCGTCGCTGCTGGTTTGGCCGATAAGTGCGAGATTCAAGTGGGTTATGCGATTGGGGTAGCTCGTCCAGTGAGTGTCTTCGTGGAAACCTTTGGCACCAGCAAAGTCGCCGATGATGTGATTCTGGACTTAATCAATAAATACTTTGAACTCCGTCCGGCCGGTATTATCCAAACCTTTAACCTGCGTGGTTTACCCTCGGAAAGAGGCGATCGTTTTTACCAAGATGTGGCCGCTTATGGTCATTTTGGTCGCAATGATCTCGATTTACCCTGGGAAAAGACCGATAAAGCCGCTATCCTCAAAGAAGCTTTGACTTCTGCGCTGGTATAG
- a CDS encoding recombinase family protein — protein MVLQVIALTSPMTATPSNDLSAWERLEQGRQAKASNGGYAGYGSPAFGQRSIDGELVDDPEECRVIELIRRHHKSGKSLQKIADWLNEQGYTTKRGQPWQRISVKRVLDRLYGKVSRISGVTPQTEQNQELLTPASGDAVPKTIRGSMTPK, from the coding sequence ATGGTTTTGCAAGTTATTGCATTGACATCCCCTATGACAGCGACCCCTTCCAACGATTTATCTGCCTGGGAGCGGCTAGAACAAGGCAGACAAGCAAAAGCAAGCAACGGTGGTTATGCGGGCTACGGCTCCCCTGCCTTTGGACAACGATCGATCGATGGGGAATTAGTGGATGATCCGGAAGAGTGCCGGGTCATTGAACTGATTCGCCGCCATCACAAATCGGGGAAATCCTTGCAGAAGATCGCCGATTGGCTTAATGAACAGGGCTACACCACCAAACGTGGTCAACCATGGCAGCGTATTTCCGTAAAGCGAGTGCTTGATCGACTATATGGAAAGGTGTCCAGAATTTCTGGAGTAACCCCTCAGACCGAGCAGAACCAGGAATTACTCACCCCAGCGTCTGGTGATGCCGTCCCTAAAACCATTAGAGGCTCAATGACCCCTAAATAA
- the groES gene encoding co-chaperone GroES — protein sequence MAAVSINVTTVKPLGDRVFVKVSPSEEKTAGGIFLPDAAKEKPQIGEVVAVGAGKRNDDGSRTPVEVGVGDKVLYSKYAGTDIKLGGEEYVLLSEKDILAAVS from the coding sequence ATGGCTGCAGTCAGCATCAACGTAACTACTGTTAAACCCCTAGGCGATCGAGTTTTCGTTAAAGTTAGCCCCAGCGAAGAAAAAACCGCCGGTGGCATTTTCCTTCCCGATGCCGCTAAAGAAAAACCCCAAATCGGAGAAGTCGTGGCCGTCGGCGCTGGCAAACGCAACGATGACGGTAGCCGTACCCCTGTGGAAGTGGGTGTGGGTGACAAAGTTCTCTACTCCAAATATGCCGGAACCGATATCAAACTTGGTGGCGAAGAATACGTTCTCCTCTCCGAAAAAGACATTCTTGCCGCCGTTTCCTAA
- a CDS encoding DUF2203 domain-containing protein, producing the protein MSLEENPYPNDESAEFTQAMEEVEAAIATLKDRYRQINEAEQQKKDLEAQFSQIEPQWRENPLPELEKELAQIREQIQELEVILESNLLKEGELKRLFWEGIRRGLLGEVFWQIVRFGGIGVLLGWILRSCSG; encoded by the coding sequence ATGTCCTTAGAAGAAAACCCCTACCCTAACGATGAATCGGCAGAATTTACCCAAGCGATGGAAGAAGTCGAAGCGGCGATCGCAACACTAAAAGACCGTTATCGACAGATCAACGAAGCAGAACAGCAAAAAAAAGACCTAGAGGCACAATTTAGCCAAATAGAACCCCAATGGCGGGAAAATCCCCTACCTGAACTAGAAAAGGAATTGGCACAAATTCGCGAACAGATTCAAGAATTAGAGGTAATTTTAGAAAGCAATTTACTCAAAGAAGGGGAATTAAAGCGCCTATTCTGGGAAGGAATCCGTCGCGGACTGCTGGGGGAAGTTTTTTGGCAAATTGTCCGCTTTGGTGGCATCGGAGTCTTATTGGGTTGGATTCTGCGATCCTGCAGCGGGTGA
- the trxA gene encoding thioredoxin produces MGTATFIQDETEFDSLLKSESLLVVDCTATWCGPCKLVAPLIDRLADDYRDRAKVFKLDLDSNKPVAKRFGIRSIPAVMVFKQGELIETLVGVKPYEEFTAAVERQL; encoded by the coding sequence ATGGGTACGGCTACATTTATTCAAGATGAAACTGAATTTGATTCGCTGTTAAAGAGTGAATCACTGTTGGTGGTAGATTGCACAGCAACCTGGTGTGGACCTTGCAAACTGGTGGCACCGTTGATCGATCGATTGGCCGATGACTATCGCGATCGCGCCAAAGTCTTCAAACTCGACCTGGACAGTAACAAACCCGTGGCCAAACGCTTTGGGATTAGAAGTATTCCGGCTGTCATGGTATTTAAACAGGGGGAATTGATAGAAACATTAGTTGGGGTTAAACCCTATGAAGAATTTACGGCTGCCGTAGAACGACAATTATAG
- a CDS encoding CAAD domain-containing protein, whose product MESMQPTETQNPIRTDLPGSLSKPSSSSTEQIWSEYVEPVWDSVMSYLANVPDYIGSFFSGYKKPLIVLGAILASFVTVKVTLAVLDAIDDIPLLAPILQLVGIVYTGWFVWRYLLKDENRRELLAEIDALKAQVFGSHNNPL is encoded by the coding sequence ATGGAATCAATGCAACCGACCGAGACCCAAAATCCGATTAGAACGGATTTACCCGGGTCTCTGAGCAAACCCAGCAGCAGCAGCACCGAACAGATTTGGTCTGAGTATGTAGAACCAGTTTGGGATTCGGTGATGTCCTATCTGGCTAACGTCCCCGATTATATCGGTAGTTTCTTCTCTGGATACAAAAAACCTTTAATCGTTCTAGGGGCAATTTTAGCGAGTTTTGTCACCGTGAAAGTTACCCTAGCGGTCTTAGATGCGATCGATGATATTCCCCTCCTTGCTCCTATCCTACAATTAGTTGGGATCGTTTATACTGGTTGGTTTGTCTGGCGCTATCTGCTCAAAGATGAAAATCGTCGCGAGTTGTTAGCGGAAATTGATGCACTAAAAGCGCAAGTTTTTGGCAGTCACAATAACCCTTTATAG
- a CDS encoding ISNCY family transposase, with translation MAQKAATLEISELRQFLRQELHDLPDERKPGNNRKYQVEDAVMAAFSVFFTQSPSFLDHQRLMKSNKGKDKAESLFSIEKIPGDNQIRNLLEPVPASNVSRTFQKVYQWLKEKGVLKKFLYLDGEILVALDGTEYFSSKKIHCPHCNCRNHRNGTTTYFHGCVTPRVVSPKQKQVINLEPEFIKKQDGHQKQDCENAAVKRWLNKNHKNKYGYPVTLLGDDLYSHEPVCELAVKQGYSFIFVCLETSHKTLYEWLEFLEKSGEVTTVEKKQWDGRKNLIYRYRYASRVPLREGDSSLEVNWCEVTVINEKTQKTIYQNNWITNHKITENNVEEIVKAGRSRWKVENEGKNVLKNHGYNLEHNFGHGQNHLCEFLLSLNLLAFLFHTVLDLVNYTYQKIRELLVTRTSFFKDMIFVPY, from the coding sequence ATGGCTCAAAAAGCGGCAACCCTAGAAATTTCGGAATTAAGGCAATTTTTACGTCAAGAATTACATGATTTACCCGATGAGAGGAAACCTGGAAATAATAGAAAATATCAGGTAGAAGATGCCGTGATGGCTGCATTTTCAGTCTTTTTTACTCAGTCGCCGTCTTTTTTAGACCATCAACGTTTAATGAAAAGCAATAAGGGAAAAGATAAGGCTGAAAGTTTATTTTCAATTGAAAAAATTCCTGGGGATAATCAAATAAGAAATCTGTTAGAGCCAGTGCCAGCCTCTAATGTCTCTAGGACTTTTCAAAAAGTCTATCAATGGTTAAAGGAAAAGGGAGTTTTGAAAAAGTTTCTCTACTTAGATGGAGAAATTTTAGTGGCGTTAGATGGCACAGAATATTTCTCATCCAAGAAAATTCATTGCCCTCATTGTAACTGTCGTAATCATCGAAATGGAACTACAACTTATTTTCACGGCTGTGTCACACCTAGGGTGGTTTCTCCTAAGCAAAAACAAGTAATTAATTTAGAGCCAGAATTCATTAAAAAACAAGATGGGCATCAAAAACAAGACTGTGAAAATGCGGCCGTTAAAAGATGGTTAAATAAGAATCATAAAAATAAGTATGGTTATCCTGTAACTCTTTTAGGAGACGACTTATATTCTCACGAACCTGTTTGTGAATTAGCGGTAAAACAAGGTTATAGTTTTATTTTTGTTTGTTTAGAAACGTCGCATAAAACTTTATATGAATGGCTAGAATTTTTAGAAAAAAGTGGCGAAGTTACGACCGTTGAAAAGAAACAATGGGATGGACGAAAAAATCTAATTTATCGTTATCGTTATGCTTCTAGAGTTCCCTTAAGAGAGGGGGACTCAAGTCTCGAAGTTAATTGGTGTGAAGTGACTGTTATTAATGAGAAAACCCAGAAAACTATCTACCAAAATAATTGGATAACTAATCATAAAATCACGGAAAATAATGTCGAAGAAATTGTCAAAGCTGGGCGCAGCAGATGGAAAGTTGAAAATGAAGGCAAGAACGTTCTTAAAAATCACGGTTATAATTTAGAGCATAACTTTGGTCATGGTCAGAATCATTTGTGCGAGTTCTTATTGTCTTTGAATTTACTAGCTTTTTTATTTCATACCGTTTTGGATTTAGTTAATTACACCTATCAAAAGATTCGTGAGCTATTAGTAACTCGGACTTCTTTCTTTAAAGATATGATATTCGTACCCTATTAA
- a CDS encoding CBS domain-containing protein, producing MVLMSLDTPLSWAPDLEKAIERQPLTVPPTTSLADAIAIIGQAHNRLCVLTDDLSPLAAPAGEARVSCLLVVQGQELLGILTERDVVRLTAQGINLTETTVADVMVHPLITLPQQSAQDIFAALFLFRRYRIRHLPIVDDQGHLIGVISHESIRQILRPANLLRFRRVSDVMTTQVVQAPLTATVLQLAQLMAEHRVSCVVITQRNSEDNDYPVGIVTERDLVQFQAVQIDLHKTRAKTVMSTPLFLLSPEDSLWTAHQEMQKRRVGRLVVSWNWGRGLGIVTQTSLLRVFDPMEMYGVIENLQQTIQQLESERSPSLPSPPADLLLQPTCDPSEKEIASDRELLLTLLDNAYKDVKYMLANLDIVVEQRRSLLQSVLEKLEYLGREISS from the coding sequence ATGGTGCTGATGTCCCTCGATACACCTCTGAGTTGGGCCCCCGATCTAGAGAAGGCGATCGAGCGCCAGCCCTTGACGGTGCCGCCAACGACTTCTCTGGCAGATGCGATCGCCATAATCGGTCAGGCCCATAACCGTCTGTGTGTACTCACCGATGACCTATCCCCTCTAGCTGCTCCGGCCGGAGAAGCGCGTGTTAGCTGTCTGCTGGTGGTACAAGGGCAAGAGCTATTAGGAATTTTGACAGAACGCGATGTGGTGCGACTCACCGCTCAAGGAATTAACCTGACCGAGACAACCGTTGCCGATGTGATGGTACATCCCCTGATCACGTTGCCCCAGCAATCTGCTCAAGACATTTTTGCTGCCCTGTTTTTGTTTCGTCGCTACCGAATTCGCCATTTGCCGATTGTGGATGACCAAGGACACTTAATCGGGGTGATCTCCCATGAAAGTATTCGCCAGATTTTGCGTCCGGCTAATCTATTGCGGTTTCGTCGCGTATCGGATGTGATGACCACTCAAGTGGTACAGGCCCCACTCACCGCCACAGTCTTGCAATTGGCCCAGTTAATGGCCGAACATCGTGTCAGTTGTGTGGTGATCACCCAGAGAAATTCAGAAGACAATGACTACCCCGTTGGTATTGTGACAGAGCGAGATCTTGTCCAGTTTCAAGCAGTTCAAATCGATCTGCACAAAACTAGGGCCAAGACGGTGATGAGTACGCCGTTATTTCTTCTCAGCCCCGAGGATTCCCTGTGGACGGCCCATCAGGAAATGCAAAAACGGCGGGTGGGGCGTTTGGTGGTTTCTTGGAACTGGGGTCGGGGGTTGGGTATTGTCACACAAACCAGTCTGTTAAGGGTTTTTGACCCGATGGAAATGTATGGGGTGATTGAAAATTTACAACAAACGATTCAACAGCTAGAGTCCGAGCGATCGCCCTCCCTTCCTTCCCCACCAGCGGACTTATTACTTCAACCAACTTGTGACCCATCAGAAAAAGAGATTGCCAGCGATCGCGAATTATTACTTACCTTGCTGGACAATGCCTACAAAGACGTAAAGTATATGTTGGCTAACTTAGATATTGTGGTAGAGCAGCGGCGATCTCTGCTTCAATCTGTTCTAGAGAAGCTTGAGTACCTCGGTCGTGAAATTAGCTCTTAG
- a CDS encoding CP12 domain-containing protein: MLQAQEIMTRNVVTIRGSATVADAVKLMKEKQLRGLIVEPRHEQDPYGIVTETDIVYKVAAFGHDPKTMRVYEIMVKPCVVVNPELGVEYVARLFAQTRIRRAPVIQGKTLLGIISVSDILFKSDFVEKPKRLFIEDEIEAAREDARAICAAKGDTSSDCAAAWDVVEELQAEASHQRAKKQGNNSLQAYCEANPDALECRIYDD; encoded by the coding sequence ATGCTGCAAGCCCAAGAAATTATGACCCGAAACGTTGTCACCATTCGTGGTTCGGCAACGGTTGCCGATGCCGTGAAATTGATGAAAGAAAAACAACTGCGGGGGTTGATTGTCGAACCGCGCCATGAACAGGACCCTTATGGAATTGTTACCGAAACCGACATCGTTTACAAAGTGGCGGCCTTTGGCCACGATCCTAAAACTATGCGGGTTTACGAAATTATGGTCAAGCCCTGTGTGGTCGTTAATCCCGAACTGGGGGTGGAATATGTGGCTCGGTTATTTGCTCAAACCCGTATTCGCCGCGCCCCGGTGATTCAGGGTAAAACTTTGCTGGGCATTATTTCTGTGAGTGATATTCTCTTCAAGAGCGATTTTGTCGAAAAGCCAAAGCGGTTGTTCATTGAAGATGAAATTGAAGCAGCCCGGGAAGACGCACGGGCAATTTGTGCGGCCAAGGGTGACACCTCTTCAGATTGCGCTGCAGCTTGGGATGTGGTGGAGGAACTCCAGGCGGAAGCCTCCCATCAACGGGCCAAAAAACAGGGGAATAACTCACTCCAAGCTTACTGCGAAGCCAATCCTGATGCCTTAGAGTGCCGCATTTATGACGATTAA
- the groL gene encoding chaperonin GroEL (60 kDa chaperone family; promotes refolding of misfolded polypeptides especially under stressful conditions; forms two stacked rings of heptamers to form a barrel-shaped 14mer; ends can be capped by GroES; misfolded proteins enter the barrel where they are refolded when GroES binds), translated as MAKSIIYNEDARRALEKGMDLLAEAVAVTLGPKGRNVVLEKKFGAPQIVNDGITIAKEIELEDHIENTGVALIRQAASKTNDVAGDGTTTATVLAHAIVKEGLRNVAAGANPISLKKGIDKAADFLVSQIAKHSKPVEDSKAIAQVGAISAGNDDEVGQMIASAMDKVGKEGVISLEEGKSMTTELEITEGMRFDKGYISPYFVTDTERMECVFEDPAILITDKKIGLVQDLVPILEQVARQGKPLVIIAEDIEKEALATLVVNRLRGVLNVTAVKAPGFGDRRKAMLEDIAVLTGGQVISEDAGLKLETTKIDSLGTARRITMNKDTTTIVAEGNDVAVKTRCEQIRRQIEETDSSYDKEKLQERLAKLAGGVAVIKVGAATETEMKDRKLRLEDAINATKAAVEEGIVPGGGTTLAHLAPQLETWAKETLHHEELTGALIVSRAIAAPLKRIAENAGQNGAVIAERVKEKPFNVGYNAATGEFSDMFEAGIVDPAKVTRSALQNAASIAGMVLTTECIVVDKPEKEKAAAPAGGGDFDY; from the coding sequence ATGGCTAAATCTATTATCTACAACGAAGATGCTCGTCGCGCCTTAGAAAAAGGCATGGATCTCCTGGCCGAAGCGGTAGCCGTCACCCTTGGCCCCAAAGGTCGTAACGTCGTCCTCGAAAAGAAATTCGGCGCACCCCAAATCGTCAATGATGGCATCACCATCGCTAAAGAAATCGAACTGGAAGACCATATCGAGAACACCGGTGTGGCTTTAATTCGCCAAGCCGCCTCAAAAACCAACGATGTAGCGGGGGATGGTACAACTACCGCCACCGTTCTCGCCCACGCTATCGTTAAAGAAGGTTTACGCAACGTCGCCGCCGGTGCTAACCCCATTTCTCTGAAAAAAGGTATCGATAAAGCTGCCGATTTCCTCGTCAGTCAAATCGCCAAACACTCGAAACCCGTAGAAGATTCCAAAGCGATCGCACAAGTGGGCGCTATCTCTGCTGGTAACGATGATGAAGTCGGTCAAATGATCGCCTCGGCCATGGATAAAGTCGGTAAAGAAGGCGTAATTTCCCTAGAAGAAGGGAAATCGATGACCACCGAACTAGAAATCACCGAAGGGATGCGTTTTGACAAAGGTTATATCTCTCCCTACTTTGTCACCGACACCGAACGCATGGAATGCGTCTTTGAAGATCCCGCTATTCTGATTACCGACAAAAAAATCGGTTTAGTACAGGATTTGGTTCCCATTCTCGAACAAGTGGCCCGTCAAGGTAAACCCCTAGTAATTATCGCTGAAGACATCGAAAAAGAAGCTTTGGCAACCCTAGTGGTTAACCGTCTGCGCGGTGTTCTTAACGTTACTGCGGTGAAAGCTCCTGGATTTGGCGATCGCAGAAAAGCGATGTTAGAAGATATCGCCGTTTTAACCGGTGGTCAAGTCATCAGCGAAGATGCGGGTTTAAAACTGGAAACCACCAAAATTGACAGCTTAGGTACGGCCCGTCGTATCACCATGAACAAAGATACTACCACCATCGTCGCCGAAGGCAACGACGTGGCAGTGAAAACCCGTTGTGAGCAAATTCGCCGTCAAATCGAGGAAACCGATTCTTCCTACGATAAAGAAAAACTGCAAGAACGTCTGGCTAAATTAGCCGGGGGTGTGGCAGTGATTAAAGTCGGTGCCGCTACCGAAACGGAAATGAAAGACCGCAAATTGCGCTTAGAAGACGCGATTAACGCCACTAAAGCAGCCGTAGAAGAAGGTATCGTCCCCGGGGGTGGTACTACTTTAGCTCACCTGGCTCCCCAATTGGAAACTTGGGCAAAAGAAACCCTACACCATGAAGAATTAACCGGCGCTTTAATCGTTTCTCGCGCCATTGCTGCTCCCTTAAAACGGATTGCTGAAAATGCAGGCCAAAACGGTGCAGTGATTGCCGAACGGGTGAAGGAAAAGCCCTTTAATGTCGGTTATAATGCCGCTACCGGTGAGTTCTCCGATATGTTTGAGGCGGGTATCGTTGACCCCGCGAAAGTGACTCGTTCTGCCCTACAAAATGCCGCTTCTATCGCCGGTATGGTTTTAACTACCGAGTGTATTGTGGTGGATAAACCCGAAAAAGAAAAAGCCGCTGCTCCCGCCGGCGGTGGTGACTTCGACTATTAG